ACTTGGCTACAACTGTTATTGAACAAAATTTACAACAAATCTTTTTTACCAATTAAAATTTTGAACAAAATCAATCCACTACGAGATCTGACAAACAAAGCTAATCGTTAGAACATAGTTACCAAGTCGAATGACTTTGGTCGACAAGTCATTTCCATACATAAATATGTGCATCTTGGTAAAACTGACAGTTTAATTTGACGGAAAAAAAAAAGACGAATCAACATCATTTTACAGATATCCAGTATTCACTAAACAAATATTTACTATATTACAAGTTATTTTTTCCCTCTCATTAAAGGAGGCATGGTGCAGGGGAATCTAGACAGGattgaaaatgcaagaaaaatgCAGAGAGACTGACCGACACTATAGAGGGCACGTTGTTGTGCTGATTTCTGACCTGCTCATCCTATTTTTCAACTCTTTTTTACTTGTATATTTGTCCACTCTACTACTGTATATGTTAAAATAACATTCATTTAATTATGTTAAATGTTTATGATTAATCCTCTACTCACCCTTACATGTTGGcctattttatctctctcttctTAAACAAAACAGAGAAATTTAATGTTTTAACCTTACTCCATTGATGCCTCTTCAAACAATATGTGTGCAATATGTGCAAGTGCAACTCTTTTGCGTGTTCATAAAAATTCATCCCAAACTTTGATTGGGTTGGCAGAGATTATTAAGTGGTTTTGGGTGAGGAGCGGTAGATATCATGGTGGACAGATTGTGTGGAGAGGGTTGATACATGATAGGAGTGAGAACTAGTTTTGGACTTGATAAATTTGGCCACCATTTTATAAGATGGCACTGTCACAAAATAATTGGGAAGACAGTAAGAGTACAGGCTCCCCCCAAAAACAAACAAATTTAAGTTTCTAGTTTTAAGTTTGTAAGTTGAACCCATGAAGTACCCGCAATTACTCATTTACTTGGATAGCAAATGAATACATCCTAACATTGATGGAAAATCTAACTTCTTAAACCAAATATGTGTTGTTTGTAAATCTCATGGctaaatattacaaaatttaaaaaaattacatttagtttttataattaatttaaaattataaccAGATATTTGTACGGTTCAATTGATAtgatttaaatttaatttttgtgGAGGGGAGCTGCTAGTTGGTAGTCTGCTAGGGTTAGTTTCAAATGTATCATTTCAGATTATCAGTGGTGATTTAACTAAGTCTGACAAAAACCTGGAAAATGAAAAAAGTGATTGCTAGTCCCTGCTCTGTTATTGCTGCATCTTGCATCTTGACCAAGACTCTACAGTTCCACCCATGAGATTAGTTTATAGCTTTCTTTTGCTAATTGAAATTAGTTTATAGCTTAAGTATATACTTCAATGGCGGGTTGATTTAGGTTTCCAGCAACATAACAGGGAAGATGTGCTCGTTGAGAAGGTGTTTACCCAAAGCCCCCAGTGTTTGAGACGAGACACTCCCGAGGGACATTCCTATACAAGTCCTAAACTAATGGAGAATATTTTAAGCTAAGAAATATATAAAGTTTATTCACAAAACTTTGTCATCATGTACCATTATTTGCTGTAAACGACAAATAGTAAAACCGAATAAATCATCCAAATGTGAAAAGCATTACAGCACCTAATCATATTAATCATGTCTAAAATGAGATTAAGGGTACTATAATCTCAGTAACCAAGGCAAAAGCACAGTATAATGTAACATCAGCATTTTAGAAtgtaaatttcttgaaaacaatTATCTGCTTAGTTTAAAGTAAGAATGATAGTACTTGCACAATTTTATAATATTCATCTGCTAATAAAATCATCTAAGATTAAGCAGGGAAACATCCACGAAGCTTCAGCTAAGCATCCAGGAGACACAAGTCTAGTAAGATTCAGAGTAAACAAATTAACCTGCAACTAGTAAAAAATTATCAGAATAAATAAGCAAGCATAAGTTAAAAGAAGAAAAGTTGAGAATCAGAGTGAGATGCAAATTGGCAATTTATATAATCGCCAGAGCTGGCATTTTCTGAATATTTTGGTTTCATTTCCGAGAGCTCAACCAGTAGAAAGAAAACAGAATAAAGATTTGCATTAAAGTAGAAATATACTGCCAGATTGAGACACCTAACATGCCACTCACATGTCACATTACAGTGCTGCTGCAGCTTAACGGTAACACTTTGTGAATGAAAAAAATCCGAGATTTCAAGGAACAACTAAATAGAGTTGGATCAAGAGTTGAACATGAAATATGCCTTATCTCGTAAGAGTAGCTACATGCACAAAATTATTCACAAATTATGTGACAAATGATGTGTGATAGTTTGATTGGTGCTATTTATTTGAATACAGTGAGTCAATTTCAATTATAATCTATCACATGTTATTTTGTGCAAAATTTTGTATTCAATTTTGTGGATCCAGCATTTTCCATCTCGTAATATTTACATATGCCTCAAAAACTCGAAAACAATGTTAGACGGTTAAAACAAGGATAAATAGTTATGGTTAATTAACAAATACAGTCATCTCTAGTGTATTTTCGCTTGTAGATAAGTGTCAGCCTATAAGGTATTGGTACATTATCAGCCTCTAAGCTGTTAAATTATCAAAATTGATCCGTTTTGATCCTGCTGCTACTCTGCTGGTGATTGTGGCTCCGGCTAGAATTACCACAGCTGGCACCACCATCTCTTTTATGCGGAGGTGCAGAGAAGAGTGAAATACCGAATACACTACCTGATTTTGAACAAACAGGAACATTCAGAACTGGAGTAACTCTAACATTAGCTGAATACGACCTTTCCACACCATGGTGCTTGTATCGAGGACCACCGTTAAAGCTACTTGGACTACTTGAACTCCTCTCCAAGCTCTGAAACACAATTTTCCCTGATGAATTCATACGCGGACTATCTAGAGACACTCCACGCTCTAATCTTGCTGCTGTGTTATCTACCTGTCTCCGCATTGGACTTGTACTAATACTACCTTCCCTATTCTTCACCAATCTAATTCTAGGATTTCTAGCTGAATGCTTGTTCAAACTAGCATGCTTCTCAAAATTAAGAGACCGTCTAGGAACATTATCGTGATCATGATTAGACGACAAAGATGACTGAGACAAACGAGATGATACTGTATTCACCTCATCTCTGTGAGACAAACGAGACGATATTGTAATTGTCCCGTCTCTGTCTCTTAGCAAAGGAAAGCTAAGAGACGAATCAATTGGGGCTGATTTCGAGCTTCTATGAAGCAAATGTTTGAGAGATTTATTAGCAATGATTCCAGAGGATGTCGTATTCTGGTTATCCTGTTGCGCATTGTTGTGGTACAATTTCTTCAATCCAAGAAGCTCCTTCCACCGAGTAGCACAACTTGGTGCCCTAGGTGAAAATAAGTAAGGATCTAATTCAACAACCTTACAGCTCTGATGAGCTTTAGTTGTATCCAGCAACCTGATCTCCGACGAACTTTCCGCGGGCTGGAATGCGGAAAGTTGAAGCGGCATTAGCTTGCCGTCGGAGAATAACTCATCAGCTGGAAGCATTTCAACCGGCTCCTCAAGCCGAAACTCGAAGTCTTTATCAGAAACTTGGTGATCTGATTCAATAGTTTCCGTAGGTGCAGGCTTAACAGAAGAAGATGTAGAAGCTTCTCCATCACGGCTAAAGGACATACACCAACCGAATGACGAATAACTGGGTGGACAGTCCAGAAATTTCTCTGGCGACAATGCAATGTTTTTAACACAAGCTGAAGCCATAATGTAAAGATGATGCAAATGCAATAGAGTGAAAGTATTTAAGAATGTGATCTTATGAGAGGTATTTAGTGAGATTTATTTATGTACTTGAATGCTCTTCCGTAAGATAAGGCGCATGTATTTATAAGCCAATATTGTAAGACGGGTCCTCTGGACACTAATTATATGTTGACAGCTGTAAGCGAGTGATGATGTGGCAAGTAGAGTCATGTGGCCATCCTTACCTCGAGACTGATAAAAAGCTTGGAACTTTTCAATTACAACAAAAACACGTTTTTCAATCTTATCTAACGGCTTTGTATTGGGGTAATCAGAGCTGCTCACCCGCCTTCAACAACAAATATTCTGAGTAGGATGCTCCAGTTATGTTCACTTAGTTGGAGTGAAATGTATTTCGTGTCCGATTCATTTCGATAAAATTCAGGAAAACATACAAGATATAAGATTGATGCAAGTCGAAGATTATGAAGAAATGAATACATTCTATATTTGTCGATATAAGATCAGTTCCTTTGAGTCTTGTAGTTCAAGAAACATCTTCTGGGAGAAGCATTCCAAAAAAACATTAATCATTTTTGGCGCTCATGATAATCCAAATGATACAACGCGTATGCAATGCTTAGTTCCCTGGAGACAATTTGACAACCAAATGTTCCCTGTTGCACTTTATAAGACACCCGGACATGTTTGAATCAGTTTTTTCCCTGCTTAATGGTAAGAATGTTTTAACATCCCACGTCGATAAACACAAGAGTGtttgagattttttttaaaacacGTGCCCCTCCTGATAAAAGCTTGGAACTTTTCAATTAGAACAAAACATGTTTTTCAATCTTATCTTATAACGGTTTGTATTGGGGCAATCAGATTCAGAGCTGCTCTCCCTCGCCTTCAACAAATGTATGTTCCAGGAGTTTCCCCTGGTtcaaataaatgaaaatatttattCTAATTTATTTCGATAAAGTACTGCGTTCAGAAAAACATACAAGATATTAGATTGATGCAAGTCCAAGATCATTGAGCAATGAATATAGATTTTTTTTTGGCACTCTAAAAGGTTTTGTTGTTGACAAGCATCAGTTTGAAAGTTGAATGACTTGAATAGTTGAATCCCTTCATTTTAAGTCTTGTAGTTCACAAAACAAGCATTCCAAAAAGCATCTACTTATAATCATTTTTGGCACTCATGACCGGTGTTCTAAAAATCGTCGTCGCCTAGGCGCTAGACGCCCCTAAAATACCTGAGGTGGGCCTAGGCGGGCTATTAGACAATTTATTCAAAAAATGGTCAAAATCGGTATAAGGCGCTCAAGACGGTCAAATTCGAATTAATTGATCAACATCGGTTAACAAAAAAACGGTGAAGAAGTAAAAAAATCAGGGGCAATATTGATATTTCAACTAAAAAGTATTAatagatttaaaaaaaatatagtACCCACGATCCAGTAATTCATCTTTTTTACTTTTTGGGTTTTAACTCCTTTCAAACCCAATTGACGAACTAACGGTGATGGACTGACGAATCGACTAATTGAGAGGGCATTCATCTCTCTTTCTATTAAACTATTACTATGTTTCTCTATGTTTCTATATTTTCAATCTATGATAATTGATAGTTTGATACTATATTTTAAATCTTTGATAATTGATAGTTTGATACTGACGTGTGCGTGTAATATATTAATGTTAAATGATAATTTTTATCACTAATCTAGTATATGAAATTGAACTATAAAACTATAATATAATGCTTATCAACTATTCCCTCCGTCCCAAAATATGTTTCTCATTTTGACTTTTTGTACTATTCATGGCAAgtgattgactactaatttacgtatAATCTATAAGATCATATATAGTTATTagtgattttgttggattcgtattaACGAGTACTTTAACAcaatgaagtttttatatttaatactaatacaaaattaaagatattaacaatcaaaatgTATATTCGCAAACGTGTACAATATAGATAGGAAAcatttttagggacggagggagtataaatAACCACTATCACATCAACATATATGTTAAGTTTTTTTTGTGATAGATTTGATGATCGGCCTAAGCATTATCCTATGTACTGATAGTCTGATACCATAACTATCCTCTGAATGAGAAGCCAGTGTTCAACGAATCTTAAAGCTGAGGCCTCCTGTACATTGTAGAATGATTATAACCCAAATCTATCTTGTTCACTGCCTTTGTTTTTTGTTACATAACATGCCTACAAAGAATCAAataaaaatcatgaaactttACTATTATACTCCACCTGCGTCTCTCGTTTCCGCAATGCATCCCCTTTATTCCATCTCCATGCTACTAacaactttatttttattttgcaCAAGTACATCTTCTTTATCTCTGAGTAAACCAATGAAACTTCAAAAACTGTAAATATGTAGAAACAAGAAATGAAATACATGATCTTAATACTAAGCAAATGTGTTCTTTTATAAACCAAATCAAACATATTTCAGATTAAACACATAATTTATTAACGAATTATTTTAATGTGTGATAGACACATATCACATAAAAAAGTAAGGTCCGATAATAAGTTAGTAACTATAAATTGCTACTGTGAATTTTTTTTCAGGAATTTGACAAATAtatcaatttttgaaaatttatttgcAACTCTACTAACTTAAAATCTTGCAAATGTCCACTtgggcgcggagtttaagaaaaatgataaaatagtggagaaaagttgaaaaaatgagtaaagtagtgggaccgattaatattatatgtataa
The sequence above is drawn from the Apium graveolens cultivar Ventura chromosome 2, ASM990537v1, whole genome shotgun sequence genome and encodes:
- the LOC141691575 gene encoding uncharacterized protein LOC141691575, whose product is MASACVKNIALSPEKFLDCPPSYSSFGWCMSFSRDGEASTSSSVKPAPTETIESDHQVSDKDFEFRLEEPVEMLPADELFSDGKLMPLQLSAFQPAESSSEIRLLDTTKAHQSCKVVELDPYLFSPRAPSCATRWKELLGLKKLYHNNAQQDNQNTTSSGIIANKSLKHLLHRSSKSAPIDSSLSFPLLRDRDGTITISSRLSHRDEVNTVSSRLSQSSLSSNHDHDNVPRRSLNFEKHASLNKHSARNPRIRLVKNREGSISTSPMRRQVDNTAARLERGVSLDSPRMNSSGKIVFQSLERSSSSPSSFNGGPRYKHHGVERSYSANVRVTPVLNVPVCSKSGSVFGISLFSAPPHKRDGGASCGNSSRSHNHQQSSSRIKTDQF